One window of Chryseobacterium indologenes genomic DNA carries:
- a CDS encoding GNAT family N-acetyltransferase, with protein sequence MKLETERLILKGINESHTEDILKIRSNPEVNKFVKRVSPKTNYDALQFILTIKEKVQNNQTVYWGISLKDQPNLIGTICLWNFSEDRKTAEVGYELLPQYHRQGIISEALKAVLNFGVDELHLQEIVAITNRFNENSKGLLVKHDFILLEGKKDEGFPDNIIFSLKRLSGNEGI encoded by the coding sequence ATGAAACTGGAAACTGAAAGGTTGATTTTAAAAGGAATCAATGAAAGCCATACAGAAGATATTTTAAAAATCCGAAGCAATCCGGAGGTCAATAAGTTTGTGAAAAGGGTATCACCCAAGACAAACTATGATGCGCTTCAGTTTATTTTAACGATTAAGGAAAAAGTTCAAAATAATCAAACTGTATATTGGGGAATTTCTCTAAAAGACCAGCCGAATCTTATCGGTACAATCTGTCTGTGGAATTTTTCTGAAGACCGGAAAACAGCAGAAGTCGGGTATGAATTGCTGCCGCAATACCACAGACAGGGGATCATATCTGAAGCATTGAAAGCAGTTTTAAATTTTGGAGTTGACGAACTGCATTTACAGGAAATTGTAGCAATCACAAATAGATTCAATGAAAACTCAAAAGGACTTCTTGTAAAGCATGATTTTATTTTGCTGGAGGGAAAGAAAGATGAAGGTTTTCCGGATAACATTATTTTTAGTTTAAAAAGACTGTCCGGTAATGAGGGAATATAA
- a CDS encoding carboxypeptidase-like regulatory domain-containing protein, with protein sequence MKQNYLLIMLCSLVLLVNCKGDDSVTPEENPTKVVATGKVEGKVFAKNGTKPVGGALVFTTDSQSNIYHTYSGADGSFSLTAPEGITTLHIQTGDGKNFRSEVPVTIKKNETVTVAATDSKLDQIAKMAYIKGNYDEIEAIISSLGYTATEITYQDLKNINTISQYDIIFLNCGSRTYAQTGTSSPSNDNNVYSNLSTFVSNGGSLYSSDWASAYLVGGNTNTVSCNAPGGFINDNLLCLKDIGAAGAYTGCSVSNPALATALGFNTLDIDYDMGSWEKIQNYDPAFWDVLVQKGNEPLMIRTRHYTNPSAPLTPVGTSLNNNHITICHHTASGNNITITINQNAWNAHQAHGDTMGPCSGNSSSGNIYYTTFHNHASGNIGKAGPILEYVILNL encoded by the coding sequence ATGAAACAAAATTACCTGTTGATTATGCTATGCAGCCTTGTGCTTCTAGTTAATTGTAAAGGAGACGACTCTGTTACTCCTGAAGAAAATCCTACTAAAGTAGTTGCCACAGGAAAAGTGGAAGGTAAAGTATTCGCAAAAAACGGTACCAAACCAGTGGGAGGAGCTCTTGTATTCACTACCGACAGCCAGAGCAATATCTACCATACGTATTCCGGTGCTGATGGCAGCTTCAGTTTAACAGCACCTGAAGGCATTACAACGCTTCACATTCAGACCGGTGACGGTAAAAATTTCAGATCCGAAGTTCCGGTCACGATTAAAAAGAATGAAACGGTTACTGTAGCCGCAACGGACTCAAAGTTGGATCAAATCGCAAAAATGGCTTATATAAAAGGAAATTATGATGAAATTGAAGCGATCATAAGTTCTCTTGGATATACTGCTACTGAAATTACTTATCAGGACTTAAAAAACATCAATACCATTTCCCAGTATGATATTATCTTCCTGAACTGCGGATCCCGTACTTATGCACAAACCGGCACTTCATCGCCAAGCAATGACAATAATGTATATTCCAATCTTTCTACTTTTGTAAGCAATGGCGGAAGTCTTTACAGCTCAGACTGGGCATCGGCTTATCTGGTAGGTGGAAATACAAATACGGTAAGCTGTAATGCTCCTGGTGGTTTTATCAATGATAATCTTCTTTGCCTGAAAGACATTGGAGCTGCAGGCGCATATACTGGCTGTAGTGTTTCAAATCCTGCATTGGCAACCGCATTAGGGTTTAATACATTAGACATTGACTATGATATGGGTTCATGGGAGAAAATTCAGAACTATGATCCCGCATTCTGGGATGTTCTTGTACAGAAAGGCAACGAGCCACTGATGATAAGAACAAGACATTATACAAACCCTTCTGCTCCGCTAACTCCTGTAGGAACTTCTTTAAACAATAATCACATCACGATCTGCCATCATACAGCAAGCGGGAATAATATTACCATTACTATCAATCAGAATGCATGGAATGCACATCAGGCACATGGAGATACCATGGGACCTTGCTCCGGAAATTCCAGCAGCGGAAATATCTACTATACCACATTCCATAACCACGCCAGTGGAAATATCGGTAAAGCAGGACCGATTCTGGAATACGTAATCTTAAATTTGTAA
- a CDS encoding fibronectin type III domain-containing protein: MTKKLLYVFSFILGISSFQAENKIEAGSESLFYCDTNVPTGVQMSAITLTTGTVTWTADPDTPNNFIRYRIPGTTSWMVATPTPGQNLFTITNLQPCTVYEVQVVKYALPRECGRTLYFLQQH, encoded by the coding sequence ATGACAAAAAAACTACTTTATGTATTCTCTTTTATTTTGGGCATTTCCAGCTTTCAGGCAGAAAACAAAATAGAAGCAGGATCAGAATCTTTATTTTATTGTGATACGAACGTTCCCACCGGTGTTCAGATGTCTGCTATAACCCTTACCACCGGAACTGTTACATGGACCGCTGATCCTGATACCCCGAATAATTTCATCAGATACAGAATACCCGGAACTACTAGCTGGATGGTAGCTACTCCTACACCGGGGCAAAATTTATTTACGATTACGAATCTGCAGCCTTGTACAGTTTATGAAGTGCAGGTAGTAAAATATGCACTACCCAGGGAATGTGGTCGAACCCTATATTTTTTACAACAACACTGA
- a CDS encoding DUF456 domain-containing protein: MDTTIINIFCLILLFIGILGTFLPVLPGLLLSICGLLIYKFGTDADLPMIYIWAFGILTIASVVLSYVIPAKTNRKYGGTRWGSIGSVIGTIVGIFIPIPLGFLIGMFAGVFIGELLHDSKDMNKALQSTKGALIGFIYGTGFSFVVGVAMFLVVLLNMFNVI; encoded by the coding sequence ATGGATACAACAATTATTAATATTTTCTGCCTTATTCTTCTGTTTATAGGAATATTGGGAACTTTTCTTCCTGTTTTGCCGGGGCTTTTACTAAGCATCTGCGGGCTTCTGATCTATAAATTCGGGACGGATGCGGACCTTCCTATGATCTATATCTGGGCTTTCGGGATTCTTACCATAGCATCTGTGGTATTAAGTTATGTCATTCCTGCAAAAACCAACAGAAAATACGGAGGTACGCGTTGGGGAAGCATCGGGTCTGTGATAGGAACCATTGTTGGTATATTTATTCCGATTCCCTTAGGTTTTCTTATCGGAATGTTTGCGGGTGTATTTATTGGTGAATTACTTCATGACAGTAAGGATATGAATAAAGCCTTACAATCTACCAAAGGAGCACTGATTGGATTTATTTATGGAACTGGATTCAGTTTTGTGGTAGGAGTGGCAATGTTTTTGGTAGTACTTCTTAATATGTTTAACGTTATTTAA
- a CDS encoding uracil-DNA glycosylase, giving the protein MTWTEILAPIKSTEYFTTLWEKVKNEYATTKVFPPKNQIFRALELTPFDDIEVVIIGQDPYHNDFQANGLCFSVSEQVAAPPSLKNIFIELKDDLGVVRTSKELDDWGKQGVLLLNATLTVRAHSPNSHKDLGWEKFTNFIIKEISDKKENVVFVLWGAFAQKKAELINPAKHFILKSAHPSPFSVYRGFFGSKPFSKINEYLVSKGKKPISW; this is encoded by the coding sequence ATGACGTGGACAGAAATTTTAGCCCCTATAAAGAGTACAGAATACTTTACAACCCTTTGGGAGAAAGTAAAGAATGAATATGCAACAACTAAAGTTTTTCCACCGAAGAATCAGATTTTCAGAGCGCTGGAGCTGACGCCTTTTGATGATATTGAGGTGGTTATTATCGGGCAGGATCCTTACCATAATGATTTTCAGGCAAATGGTTTGTGTTTTTCTGTTTCTGAACAGGTTGCAGCACCGCCATCACTTAAGAATATTTTTATTGAGTTAAAAGATGATTTAGGAGTAGTAAGAACTTCCAAAGAACTGGATGACTGGGGAAAACAAGGAGTTTTACTTTTGAATGCAACGTTAACGGTTCGCGCTCATTCTCCCAATTCCCATAAAGATCTGGGTTGGGAAAAATTCACAAATTTTATTATTAAAGAAATTTCAGACAAAAAAGAGAACGTAGTGTTTGTTTTGTGGGGCGCTTTTGCACAAAAAAAAGCCGAACTCATAAATCCGGCTAAGCATTTTATTCTGAAATCGGCACACCCTTCACCATTTTCTGTGTACAGAGGTTTTTTTGGAAGCAAGCCTTTCTCAAAAATTAATGAGTATCTTGTTTCCAAAGGGAAGAAGCCTATTTCCTGGTAG
- a CDS encoding acyltransferase family protein, giving the protein MKNEIKSLTGLRGVVALWVAFFHFSFFRNEFIQDIVGKGYVAVDIFFVLSAFLLTVSYAGKFKELNYKEIEVFYKKRINRIYPVYIISVIFIVLFLEKSNIGGFFINATLLQCFFNPDYLLNVVYWSLSTEWVCYLIFPFMLWLILHYKIRSEVLIIASLVLRFVLPYLPGHLYIGSEHLMEVGESPRYLDLPYGLVSLLRTVSSYFLGIGVALLSPFKMKKENLIIYIILILFLSMLFVEKGLLFIPLLSAFMIKYLYEGKQNYLKTFLETKPIYFLGNISYSLYIIHYIVKKQDFAVVSNYHFNNLLLISFSLLLSYISYMLIERKLKIFKV; this is encoded by the coding sequence ATGAAAAATGAAATAAAATCTTTAACGGGGCTTAGAGGGGTTGTTGCATTATGGGTAGCTTTTTTTCATTTTAGTTTTTTTAGGAATGAATTCATTCAGGATATAGTAGGGAAGGGATATGTGGCGGTGGATATCTTTTTTGTATTAAGTGCTTTTTTATTAACTGTTTCTTATGCAGGAAAATTTAAAGAACTGAATTATAAAGAAATAGAGGTTTTTTATAAAAAAAGAATCAATAGAATTTATCCTGTATACATTATATCAGTCATTTTTATTGTTTTGTTTTTAGAGAAAAGTAATATCGGCGGATTCTTTATAAATGCTACATTATTACAATGTTTTTTTAATCCTGATTATCTGCTGAATGTTGTTTACTGGTCACTCAGTACAGAGTGGGTTTGCTATCTGATTTTTCCTTTTATGCTGTGGCTTATCCTGCATTATAAAATACGAAGCGAAGTTTTAATTATTGCAAGTTTGGTTTTGAGATTTGTACTTCCTTATTTACCCGGCCACTTGTACATAGGTTCCGAACACCTCATGGAAGTAGGAGAATCACCAAGATATCTTGATCTTCCTTATGGTCTTGTTTCTTTATTAAGAACAGTTTCCTCTTATTTTCTTGGAATTGGAGTAGCTCTTTTGTCACCATTTAAAATGAAAAAAGAAAATCTCATTATTTATATCATTCTTATATTGTTTCTCTCTATGCTGTTTGTGGAAAAAGGACTGTTGTTTATTCCTTTGTTGTCTGCATTTATGATAAAATATCTGTATGAAGGAAAGCAAAACTATTTAAAAACATTTTTGGAAACCAAACCAATTTATTTCCTGGGAAATATCTCTTATTCATTATATATTATCCATTATATTGTAAAGAAGCAGGATTTCGCTGTTGTCAGTAATTATCATTTTAATAATCTTTTATTAATATCCTTTTCGTTGTTACTGTCTTATATTTCTTATATGCTGATCGAAAGAAAACTGAAGATATTTAAAGTATAA
- a CDS encoding endonuclease MutS2 → MYIDKEDLDELEFPQLLAEISPFAYSPKTREKILQLRPMEIDEAELSLKKTSEYLSSFESSNAIPFDEYEDIESELKLMLIENYRLENAAFIKIKTITEQIGKLQKFFPTMPETFPTLLEEVSVLEFRKEIIDKVDKVFNRFGEVKNEASPALKGIRTEIQLAKKAIQENFNRALTTYGQSDFLDDIRETIIDDQRVLAVKSGFKKRVPGRTLGISKTGSITYIQPDSVVKHYFKLRESEEEEKKEIDKVLRQLTAELAEFQPQLWRYQVYIFDLDLTRAKAKFADLVNGILPKINRHKTLKLKDAYHPLLWLRNKVENKTIHPQTLALTEHNRIICISGPNAGGKSITLKTVGLLQLMIQSGILVPVHPKSEMFFFEKIMTDIGDNQSIENHLSTYSSRLKKMSGIIREADANTLLLIDEFGTGSDPELGGALAESFMEFFYDKKSFAIITTHYTNIKLVIEQLPNAQNAAMLFNEETLEPMYKLEVGQAGSSFTFEVAEKNKIPRFIIHSAKKKVEHDIVNLDKTIVKLQQEKFEVEKLKSDLAERKESVEDKRDNLQKLNDQLQQKLFNFQKLYEEEHRKLQFGNKIETFIDSYTKGKSRKDVVKDFVKLLEQEKFRKLGHDKDETKRLQVVKRKITQQLKKEEVIEKIAETNEKLEEQRKSDRAIWMKIGQRVRITGSTSVGTIEKISRNKVIVNYGTFKTTINADELERI, encoded by the coding sequence GTGTATATAGATAAAGAAGATTTAGACGAATTAGAGTTTCCGCAATTGCTCGCGGAAATCTCCCCATTTGCGTATTCTCCGAAAACAAGAGAAAAAATTCTTCAACTTCGCCCAATGGAAATAGATGAGGCGGAACTTTCATTAAAAAAAACGTCGGAATATCTGTCGAGTTTTGAAAGTTCAAATGCGATTCCGTTTGATGAATATGAAGATATTGAAAGTGAGCTGAAACTGATGCTGATTGAAAACTATCGTTTGGAAAATGCTGCTTTCATCAAAATAAAAACCATCACGGAACAGATCGGAAAACTACAGAAGTTCTTCCCTACCATGCCGGAAACATTTCCTACTTTATTAGAAGAAGTTTCTGTACTGGAATTCAGAAAAGAGATCATTGATAAAGTAGATAAGGTTTTTAACCGTTTTGGTGAGGTGAAAAATGAAGCTTCCCCTGCTTTGAAAGGCATAAGAACTGAAATTCAGCTTGCCAAAAAAGCGATCCAAGAAAATTTCAACCGCGCACTCACCACATATGGACAGAGTGACTTTTTGGATGACATACGGGAAACCATTATTGATGACCAAAGGGTTCTGGCTGTAAAATCAGGATTCAAAAAAAGAGTGCCCGGAAGAACGCTGGGAATTTCCAAAACAGGCTCCATTACTTACATCCAGCCGGACAGTGTTGTAAAGCATTACTTCAAGCTTCGTGAAAGTGAAGAGGAAGAGAAAAAAGAAATCGACAAAGTTCTCCGACAGCTTACCGCAGAACTGGCAGAGTTTCAACCTCAGCTATGGAGATATCAGGTTTATATTTTTGATCTGGATCTTACAAGAGCGAAAGCTAAGTTTGCTGATTTAGTGAACGGAATTCTTCCAAAGATCAACCGTCACAAGACATTGAAACTTAAAGATGCCTACCATCCCTTATTATGGCTAAGAAATAAAGTAGAGAATAAAACGATTCACCCTCAGACTCTTGCTTTAACGGAACATAACAGGATTATTTGTATTTCCGGGCCTAATGCCGGTGGAAAATCAATTACCCTGAAAACAGTAGGCCTATTGCAGCTGATGATTCAGAGTGGTATTCTGGTTCCGGTTCATCCCAAATCTGAAATGTTTTTCTTTGAGAAGATTATGACTGATATTGGTGATAATCAATCCATTGAAAACCACCTATCGACCTATTCATCGAGATTGAAGAAAATGTCCGGAATTATCCGTGAGGCTGATGCCAATACCCTTCTATTGATTGATGAATTCGGTACCGGTTCTGACCCTGAACTTGGAGGTGCTCTGGCAGAGAGTTTCATGGAGTTTTTCTATGATAAAAAGAGTTTCGCGATTATTACCACTCACTACACCAATATTAAACTGGTGATAGAACAGCTTCCCAATGCCCAGAATGCAGCCATGCTCTTCAATGAAGAAACACTGGAGCCGATGTATAAACTGGAAGTAGGCCAGGCAGGAAGTTCATTTACCTTTGAAGTTGCGGAAAAGAATAAAATTCCAAGATTTATAATTCATTCTGCCAAGAAAAAGGTAGAGCACGATATCGTTAACCTCGACAAGACTATTGTAAAGTTGCAACAGGAGAAATTTGAAGTTGAAAAACTGAAATCCGATCTTGCAGAAAGAAAAGAGTCTGTAGAAGATAAGCGTGACAATCTTCAGAAACTGAATGATCAGCTTCAGCAGAAACTGTTCAATTTTCAGAAATTATATGAAGAGGAACACCGTAAGCTTCAGTTCGGGAATAAGATTGAAACCTTCATCGACAGCTATACAAAGGGAAAATCCAGAAAGGATGTTGTAAAAGACTTTGTAAAACTTCTTGAGCAGGAGAAATTCAGGAAATTAGGGCATGATAAGGATGAAACAAAACGTCTGCAGGTTGTTAAGAGAAAAATTACGCAACAGTTGAAAAAAGAGGAAGTGATTGAAAAAATTGCAGAAACCAATGAAAAACTGGAAGAACAGCGTAAAAGCGACCGTGCTATTTGGATGAAAATCGGGCAGCGTGTTCGTATTACGGGAAGTACCAGTGTGGGAACCATTGAAAAGATTTCCAGAAACAAGGTAATTGTCAACTATGGAACCTTCAAGACAACGATTAATGCGGATGAACTTGAGAGAATTTAA
- a CDS encoding acyl-CoA thioesterase: MTTEERIEASETRIFKAVFPNTTNHYDTLFGGTAMQLMDEVAFITATRFARKRVVTVSSDKIDFKKPIPAGTIVELIGKVSYVGKTSMKVNVEIYTEQMYSYEREKAIVGDFTFVAIDEFKKPIQIL; encoded by the coding sequence ATGACTACAGAAGAAAGAATTGAAGCATCCGAAACCAGAATCTTTAAAGCGGTTTTCCCTAACACAACCAATCATTACGATACCCTTTTTGGTGGTACGGCCATGCAGCTGATGGACGAAGTAGCTTTTATTACAGCCACCCGATTTGCCAGAAAAAGAGTGGTAACGGTAAGCAGTGACAAGATCGATTTCAAAAAACCTATTCCTGCCGGAACAATTGTAGAACTGATCGGGAAAGTTTCCTACGTGGGAAAAACCAGTATGAAAGTAAATGTTGAGATCTATACTGAGCAGATGTATTCCTATGAAAGAGAAAAAGCCATTGTAGGAGATTTTACTTTTGTAGCGATTGACGAATTCAAGAAACCAATCCAGATACTATAA
- a CDS encoding HD domain-containing protein, with product MKIQKEIDFILAVDALKNVQRRNYNADDSRRENTAEHSWQIIILAQVLFPYAKNRADIDLLRVIRMLSIHDLVEIEAGDTFIFDEKAMVGKFEREKASAQKIFGILDQPLRTEFFNLWLEFEEEKTPDAIFACGIDRIMPFILNSHTSGKSWTEAGVTERQIRNMLENAINRASDEMGEAFELLLNRSLETEKVVK from the coding sequence ATGAAAATTCAGAAAGAGATAGATTTTATCCTGGCAGTGGATGCTTTGAAAAATGTACAGCGAAGAAATTATAATGCTGACGATTCCCGAAGAGAGAACACGGCAGAACACTCCTGGCAGATTATTATTCTGGCTCAGGTTCTTTTTCCGTATGCTAAAAACCGCGCGGATATTGATCTGTTGAGAGTAATAAGAATGCTTTCTATTCATGATCTGGTGGAAATAGAAGCTGGTGATACTTTTATTTTTGATGAAAAAGCAATGGTAGGAAAGTTTGAGAGAGAGAAAGCATCTGCCCAAAAGATTTTCGGAATTCTGGACCAACCTCTGCGTACAGAGTTTTTCAATCTGTGGCTTGAGTTTGAAGAAGAGAAAACCCCTGATGCTATTTTTGCCTGTGGGATTGACAGAATTATGCCGTTTATCTTAAATTCTCATACTTCAGGAAAAAGCTGGACGGAAGCCGGAGTAACAGAAAGACAAATCCGAAATATGCTTGAAAATGCCATCAACAGAGCGTCGGATGAAATGGGAGAGGCTTTTGAACTGCTGTTGAACAGAAGTCTGGAAACGGAAAAGGTTGTGAAATAA
- a CDS encoding XAC2610-related protein encodes MNLLNTYKHLSAFVLLGPVCFGQYQFEVKNVSNKYNAIIHIENCNDGQCGGKGTVELFDNNNSKIQSFVSDNLVLNPEQGQKLIPGKLISLTNDQRSVIIDDFNFDGTEDVAIRNGNMGNYSSASYDVYVFNSTRMAFVKSEELTDLGSSGFDFFETDAKRKRLISYGKSGCCRIFTTEYAVIPNKGLDRVLEKEEDMTDEDQVRVITKEKINNKWITKTKVYPADQYNRNKK; translated from the coding sequence ATGAATCTATTAAATACATATAAGCATTTATCGGCTTTTGTTTTACTAGGGCCTGTATGTTTTGGACAATATCAGTTTGAAGTAAAAAATGTATCAAATAAATATAACGCAATCATCCATATAGAAAATTGTAATGATGGCCAATGTGGGGGGAAAGGAACGGTAGAATTGTTTGACAATAATAACAGCAAGATACAGAGTTTTGTTTCTGATAATCTTGTTTTAAATCCGGAACAGGGGCAAAAATTGATTCCGGGGAAATTGATTTCTCTGACAAATGACCAGCGTTCAGTAATTATAGATGATTTTAATTTTGACGGAACTGAAGATGTGGCGATAAGAAACGGAAATATGGGAAATTACAGTTCGGCTTCTTATGATGTGTATGTATTCAACAGTACCAGAATGGCATTTGTAAAAAGTGAAGAACTTACAGACCTGGGCTCAAGTGGCTTTGATTTTTTTGAAACAGATGCCAAACGCAAACGTCTTATTTCCTATGGTAAATCCGGATGTTGCAGGATTTTCACCACTGAATATGCCGTTATTCCGAATAAAGGACTGGACAGGGTGCTTGAAAAAGAGGAAGATATGACCGATGAGGATCAGGTAAGGGTAATCACGAAAGAAAAGATCAATAATAAATGGATTACCAAAACAAAGGTATATCCGGCAGATCAATATAACAGAAATAAAAAGTAA
- a CDS encoding GEVED domain-containing protein: protein MWSNPIFFTTTLNYCSSASTDTSMMHISNVTVTSSGIASPMISDSGASNYTDYRSDLSRRVKFYIGSTGNKLSVANTWTGTPGTTTVTAWIDLNANGIFESTERVMVANNITQAAPGVSVFTIPSLAALITCGVTMRVVTSQTMPADACSTFTYGEVEDYGVDLINLTLGVEESGKSVKPEISPNPASDVLNISGISKATNYEIYNVLGQKGGEGKVSDHKVNLSHLSAGIYFIQLKDKNSAIRLKFIKK, encoded by the coding sequence ATGTGGTCGAACCCTATATTTTTTACAACAACACTGAATTACTGTTCAAGTGCCTCTACAGATACAAGTATGATGCATATCTCCAACGTTACAGTAACTTCTTCCGGAATAGCATCTCCAATGATAAGCGATTCCGGCGCTTCCAATTACACAGATTACAGAAGTGATCTGAGCCGTAGGGTAAAGTTTTATATAGGAAGTACAGGAAATAAACTTTCAGTAGCAAATACCTGGACCGGTACTCCGGGTACAACAACTGTAACAGCATGGATAGACCTTAATGCCAACGGAATTTTTGAATCTACAGAAAGAGTTATGGTGGCCAATAATATCACTCAGGCTGCTCCGGGAGTTTCTGTTTTTACGATTCCAAGTCTGGCAGCATTGATAACTTGTGGCGTAACCATGAGGGTTGTCACAAGTCAAACGATGCCTGCAGATGCCTGTAGCACATTTACCTACGGAGAAGTTGAAGATTATGGCGTAGACTTGATAAATTTAACACTTGGAGTGGAAGAATCAGGGAAGTCTGTAAAACCGGAAATTTCTCCCAATCCAGCATCTGATGTTTTAAATATCTCCGGAATTTCAAAAGCAACGAATTATGAAATTTATAATGTATTGGGACAGAAAGGAGGTGAAGGAAAAGTTTCTGATCATAAAGTAAACCTTAGTCATTTATCCGCAGGAATTTATTTTATTCAATTGAAAGATAAAAACAGTGCAATCCGTTTAAAATTCATTAAGAAATAA
- a CDS encoding PadR family transcriptional regulator yields the protein MNTENTKAQMRKGILEFCILSLINNREMYVSDLIDELKKGKLDVVEGTLYPLLTRLKNGEFLSYRWEESTGGPPRKYYQITEKGKLFLDELQNTWNELTASVNHITQQN from the coding sequence ATGAATACCGAAAATACCAAAGCGCAAATGCGAAAAGGAATTCTGGAATTCTGTATTCTAAGTCTCATCAATAACCGCGAAATGTATGTTTCTGATCTTATTGACGAGCTGAAAAAAGGAAAACTGGATGTAGTGGAAGGAACCCTCTACCCTCTTCTTACAAGACTTAAAAACGGAGAGTTTCTCTCTTACAGATGGGAAGAATCTACAGGAGGACCACCCAGAAAATATTACCAGATCACAGAAAAAGGAAAACTTTTCCTGGATGAACTTCAAAACACATGGAATGAGCTGACAGCCTCAGTAAACCACATCACTCAACAAAATTAA